From the Micromonospora echinospora genome, the window CCATGTTGCCGTCCCGGTCACTGGCGCTGACGCAGGTGGTGTCGCGGTTCTGCGACGTGCGCCCGACGACCGCCGGGATGCCGTGGGCGAGCTGGTTCAGCCAGGCCGGTTCCAGGGGCGACGGCTCGTCCGGCAGCGGTGGAAGCCACGGCGTCCGCCCGCCCGGGGAGCCCGGGCGCAGGCCGGCCGCGGCGTGGTCGCCGATCAGGGCCCGGCGCTCGCGGGTGTAGCCGGCGGACAGGAGGTCCGACAGCGGTACGTCGACGTGGTCCGGGTCCCCGTACCAGGCCTCGCGGTCACCGAACGCCAGCTTGGCGGCCTCGACGACGGTGTGGATGTGTTCCGGGCCGAGGTGCCGCAGCGCGGCCAGGTCGAAGCCCTCCAGCAGGGCGAGCTGCTGCAGGAACACCGGTCCCTGCGTCCACGGGCCGGGCTTGTGGACGATGTGGCCCCGGTAGCCGGCGGTGACCGGCGCCTCGATGGTGGGACGCCACGCCGCCAGGTCGTCGCCACGGAGGAGACCCCGGTGCCGCTTCCCGGTCGCGTCGAGGGCCTCCGCCGAACTCGTGAACGCGTCGATCGCCTCGGCGACGAAGCCCTCGTAGAACGTGTCGACAGCGGCCTCGAACTGGGTCTCGCGCCCCCGGCCCGCCGCCGTCGCCTCCTGCACGATGCGGCTGAAGGTCGCGGCCAGATCCGGGTTGCGGACCAGCGCGCCGGCGCGGGGCGCGGCACCACGGTCGAGGTAGATCCTGCCGGTCTCCGTCCACTCCTCACGGAACAGCGGGGCGAGCACACCGATGATCTCGGCGGCCTTGGGCAGCAGCGGGAATCCGCGTTCCGCGTACCCGATGGCCGGCTCCAGCACCTCGGCGAGCCGCAGCCGGCCGTGGTGTTGCAGCATCGTCATCCAGGCGCCGAAGGCACCGGGGACACACGCCGCCAGCAGGCCCGACCCGGGGACGTAGCGCAGGCCGAGGCGCCGGAAGGCGTCGATGGTGGCTCGGCGCGGCATGGGCCCCTGACCGGCGTAGACGCTGACCTCGCCGGAGGAGGCGTCGTGGACCATGATCGGGGCCTCGGCGGCCGGTCCGTTGACGTGCGGCTCCACCACCTGGATCACGAAGGCGGCGGCTGCCGCCGCGTCGAAGGCGTTGCCGCCACGGTCGAACATCGCCGCGCCGGCCGCCGAGGCCAGCCAGTGGGTGGACGACACCGCTCCGTACGTGCCGTGCAAATCGGGACGCGAAAGCATGATCTTCCCTCCGCCTGACGCCGGGCGTCCGCCGCCCGCGCGCTCGCTGCTCGCAGCGAGCGTGGCACGGCCGCCGCGCACACCGGAGAGAATCGGTGCCCCGGCACAACGTCCTTGGTGCTGGCCACAGCGTCACCCTCCGGTCCCGGGCAGGGCGGAATGCGGTAGGCGAGGATCACCGGCAGGCCCAGTCCAAGGGAGGGATCGTCGTGCGGACCGATGCGGGTGACCAGCTCGTCGAGCTCAGGACCCAGCCCCAGTTGCGGGAATGGCAGGACTTCCAACTGTCGGGGATGCCCCACCTCATCAGTGCGATGCACCTGTGCCAGGCGGTCCACGCGCTGGCCGAGACCGGTCTGCTGGCCGAGCTGCGGGGCGGCCTGCGCCGCGACGACATCACCTCGCTTCCCGGTTTCGACCCCGAACTGGTCCGCGGGCTGCTGCGCTACCTGGTGGTCAGAGGCGTGGTGGACGACCTGCCGGACGGCTACCGGCTCAGCCGCCGGGGCGAGCTGCTGACCACCGACGTGTCGCTCGCCCGGCTGGGGGTGTACGCCGGGGCGTACGGCGCCGTGACTGCGCGGATGGGCGACCTGCTCACCGGCAAGGCCCGCTACGGCGTGGACGTCGACCGCGACGGCGGGGCGCTCGGCCGGCACTGCGCCACGCTGTTCTCCGTCTTCCACAGCGACACGATCATGACCGCAACGCGGGAGCGCGGCATCCGTACCATGCTGGACGCCGGGTGCGGCGGCGGCCAGTTGCTCGTCGACGCCTGCCTGCGCGACGAGCGGCTGACCGGGATCGGGCTCGACAACTCGCCGGAGGCGATCGCGGTCGCCGAGAAGTCGGCACGTGAGCACGGCGTCGCCGACCGCGTCCAGTTCTTCGTCGCTGACGCGTTCGAACCCGAGACGTGGCCGGAGGTCTGCCGCACAGCCGACGCGATGTGCATCGTCAGCGCCCTGCACGAGCACTTCCGCCACGGCGAGGACGCGGTGGCCGAGCTGCTGCGCCGCTACGCCCGCGGCCTCCCGGCGCTGAAGATGCTGCTGGTCGGCGAACCCGAGCTGCTGTACGAGGACCGCGAGAACCACGACGACTTCCTGCTGGTCCATGTCCTGACCGGTCAGGGCCTGCCCCGCGACCGGCACGCCTGGCTGCCGGTGTTCGAGAAGGCCGGACTGCCCTGCCGGCACATCTACACCCGGCCGGGAGCCGGGCCACGGCTGTGCTTCTACGACCTCCGACCCGCGTCCGAGGTCCCGGTCGGGCGGTGACGACCAGGCACGGGTGTGGACCCGGGCCGGTCGTGCCGCGGTCCGGAATCCGGGCCGGGGGCGGGTGCCGTCACAGGGGCGATGCCGTCGGGGGCGGGTCGTCGTCGAGGGCGGGTCGTCGTCGAGGGCGGTCGGTGGACGACGGCCACCGCACCGGATCCCACGGTCTCCGGCGAGGTAGCGACGAGGTCCACAGCCACCCGGTCGGCGAGGGGCAGCCGCGAGGCCGGTTTCTGCCGGAGCCGGTCAGCGCGGCTCCCCTCACGGGCGCAACAGGGTCTTGACGGCGCGGCGCTCGTCCATCGCCCGGTAGCCCTCGGCGGCCTGCTCCAACGGCAGTTCGAGGTCGAAGACCTTGCCCGGGTCGATCGTACGGTCGCCGATCAGCTCCATCAGGTGCGGCAGGAAACGGCGTACGGGGGCCGGACCGCCATGCAGGTGCACCAGCGAGAAGAACATCTCCATGCCCGGCAGGCTCACGTCGTGGGTGACGCCGACGAAACCGACGTGCCCACCGGCACGGGTGGAGTGGACCGCCTGCATCATCGACTCCTGCGTGCCGACGGCCTCCACCACCGAGTGCGCGCCCAGCCCGTTCGTGAGGTCCTTGATCCGGGCGACCCCCTCCTCGCCGCGCTCGGTGACGATGTCGGTCGCGCCGAACTCGCGGGCCAGCTTCTGCCGGGACTCGTGCCGGCTCATCGCGATGATCCGCTCCGCCCCGAGCTGCCGGGCCGCCAGCACCGCGAGCAGGCCGACCGCGCCGTCGCCGACGACCGCGACGGTCCGGCCCGGCCCGGCCTCGGCGGCCACCGCGGCGAACCAGCCGGTGCCCAGCACGTCGGAGGCGGCCAGGTAGCTGGGGATCAGGTCGGCGGACGGCACCTCGGGCGTGGCGACGAGGGTGCCATCGGCGAGCGGCACCCGCAGGTACTCGGCCTGCGAGCCCAGGTCGCCCATCGGCACCCGGTGCACGCAGGCGCTCTGGTAGCCGGCCCGGCAGAGCTCACAGGTGTTGTCGGAGGCCCAGAACGAGCCGACCACGAACTGGCCGGGCCGGACGCCGGTGACCTCGCTGCCGACCTCCTCGACGACGCCCACGTACTCGTGGCCCATCGCCGTCGGGCCCGCCAGCTTCTGGATCCCCCGGTACGGCCACAGGTCCGACCCGCAGACACACGTCGCCGAGAGGCGGATGATCGCGTCCGTCGGCTGTTCGATCCGGGGATCGTCGCGGTTCTCCACCCGGACGTCGCCGGGGGCGTGCAGGACGGCACCACGCATAGCTGTTCTCCCTAGACGCACTCACTTGCCCACGGCAGCGCGCGACAATGCCGATGCGATATTCCCGGCATGTCTGTTTCGCGCTGACCGGATCCCAGAGAACCACGCCAGCGGTCCCGGCGGGAGACTCTGATGAAAGGTGTACCGGCGGTACATCCCAGTTCGGCACGGAGCGTCGTACCGTCGAGCAGGTGGACAACCGAGTCGAAGTGCACGACTTCCTCACCTCGCGCCGGGCCAGGATCACACCGGAGCAGGCCGGGCTGCCGACCACCGGGCAGCGCCGGGTACCCGGGCTGCGCCGCGGTGAGGTCGCCGCGCTGGCGGGGATGAGCGTCGAGTACTACGCCAAGCTCGAACGCGGCTCACTGGCCGGGGTCTCCGCCGGCGTGCTCGACGCGATCGCCCGCGCCCTGCGGCTCGACGACGCCGAGCGGGCCCACCTGCTGCGCCTCGCGCAGGAGGCCAACGGCAGTTCCGCGCTGCTGCGGCCCAGCCGGCGCGCGAAGCAGCGGACCGTGCGCCCGAGCCTGCAGTGGTCGCTAGACGCCGTCACCACACCCGCGATCGTGGTCAACAACCGCGCCGACCTGCTCGCCGCCAACCTGCTCGGCCGGGCCATGCACAGCGACGTCTACGCCGACCCCACCGGCGTGCCGAACTTCGCCCGGTTCACGTTCCTCGACAGCGCCGCCCGTCGCTTCTACCCGGACTGGGGTCTGTTCGCCGACATGACCGTGGCCAACCTGCGCACCGCAGCGGGCATAGACCCCCACGACAAGGGTCTGCACGACCTGGTGGGCGAGCTGTCCACCCGCAGCGACGAGTTCCGCCGCCGCTGGGGCGCACACAACGTGCGCATCCACGGCACCGGCGTCAAGCACTTCCACCACCACATCGTGGGCGACCTCGCCCTCGCGTACGAGAGCATGGAACTGCGCGCCGAGCCGGACCTGACCATGACCATCTACGCCGCCGAGCCCGACTCGCCGACCGCGCAGGCTCTCTCGCTCCTCGCCTCCTGGGCCGCCAGCGAGAACCGCCTCTCGGCGTCGGACCGTCCGTCGAACGCGGCCAGCGGATCGCCCGGCAGCGGACAGTAGCGCCGCCCGGTCGCGCCGCTCGGGGGTCGGGACGGTCGGATCCTCGACCGGGCGCGGGGAAGGGCCGAATCGATACCCACCGTCGCCACAGCGACGTCGGGGAACGTCTCTTCGGGGCCTGTCGCGGACGTCGACGGCGTGTTCTCATACCGGCACGACGATGGCGGTGATCCTCTCGGCGGCGGCACTCGGCCGTCCCGCTCTGCGAGCCCTCCGCCTCCCCACGCGCGAAAGGGCGACCATGCGCAAGAAGTCCATGTTCCAACTGGCAGTTCTGGCCGCTACGGCTTCGACGTTCCTGGCCTCCGGCGGTGCCTCCGGAGCGGTGACGGCAGCGCCCGCGACCGCCTCCCCCG encodes:
- a CDS encoding gamma-glutamyltransferase family protein, giving the protein MLSRPDLHGTYGAVSSTHWLASAAGAAMFDRGGNAFDAAAAAAFVIQVVEPHVNGPAAEAPIMVHDASSGEVSVYAGQGPMPRRATIDAFRRLGLRYVPGSGLLAACVPGAFGAWMTMLQHHGRLRLAEVLEPAIGYAERGFPLLPKAAEIIGVLAPLFREEWTETGRIYLDRGAAPRAGALVRNPDLAATFSRIVQEATAAGRGRETQFEAAVDTFYEGFVAEAIDAFTSSAEALDATGKRHRGLLRGDDLAAWRPTIEAPVTAGYRGHIVHKPGPWTQGPVFLQQLALLEGFDLAALRHLGPEHIHTVVEAAKLAFGDREAWYGDPDHVDVPLSDLLSAGYTRERRALIGDHAAAGLRPGSPGGRTPWLPPLPDEPSPLEPAWLNQLAHGIPAVVGRTSQNRDTTCVSASDRDGNMVVATQSGGWFSSSPIVPGLGFALGTRGQMAWLAEGHPNSLAPGKRPRTTLSPTIVRAGSGEPLLAFGTPGGDQQDQWTLNFFVNHVDFGMTPQAAVEAMTFHTGHVPSSFTPRQTPPPVVVVEEGLPSETVEGLRRRGHELRQVAAHSLGKVCATGHSEGGQVFAAASPRGEQAYAIVR
- a CDS encoding class I SAM-dependent methyltransferase encodes the protein MRTDAGDQLVELRTQPQLREWQDFQLSGMPHLISAMHLCQAVHALAETGLLAELRGGLRRDDITSLPGFDPELVRGLLRYLVVRGVVDDLPDGYRLSRRGELLTTDVSLARLGVYAGAYGAVTARMGDLLTGKARYGVDVDRDGGALGRHCATLFSVFHSDTIMTATRERGIRTMLDAGCGGGQLLVDACLRDERLTGIGLDNSPEAIAVAEKSAREHGVADRVQFFVADAFEPETWPEVCRTADAMCIVSALHEHFRHGEDAVAELLRRYARGLPALKMLLVGEPELLYEDRENHDDFLLVHVLTGQGLPRDRHAWLPVFEKAGLPCRHIYTRPGAGPRLCFYDLRPASEVPVGR
- a CDS encoding zinc-dependent alcohol dehydrogenase family protein; this translates as MRGAVLHAPGDVRVENRDDPRIEQPTDAIIRLSATCVCGSDLWPYRGIQKLAGPTAMGHEYVGVVEEVGSEVTGVRPGQFVVGSFWASDNTCELCRAGYQSACVHRVPMGDLGSQAEYLRVPLADGTLVATPEVPSADLIPSYLAASDVLGTGWFAAVAAEAGPGRTVAVVGDGAVGLLAVLAARQLGAERIIAMSRHESRQKLAREFGATDIVTERGEEGVARIKDLTNGLGAHSVVEAVGTQESMMQAVHSTRAGGHVGFVGVTHDVSLPGMEMFFSLVHLHGGPAPVRRFLPHLMELIGDRTIDPGKVFDLELPLEQAAEGYRAMDERRAVKTLLRP
- a CDS encoding helix-turn-helix transcriptional regulator; the encoded protein is MDNRVEVHDFLTSRRARITPEQAGLPTTGQRRVPGLRRGEVAALAGMSVEYYAKLERGSLAGVSAGVLDAIARALRLDDAERAHLLRLAQEANGSSALLRPSRRAKQRTVRPSLQWSLDAVTTPAIVVNNRADLLAANLLGRAMHSDVYADPTGVPNFARFTFLDSAARRFYPDWGLFADMTVANLRTAAGIDPHDKGLHDLVGELSTRSDEFRRRWGAHNVRIHGTGVKHFHHHIVGDLALAYESMELRAEPDLTMTIYAAEPDSPTAQALSLLASWAASENRLSASDRPSNAASGSPGSGQ